One genomic segment of Chryseobacterium phocaeense includes these proteins:
- a CDS encoding response regulator transcription factor produces MKILIVEDEPDLKDTVQAYLEAEHFIVEYALNYNDGLEKIISYEYDCILLDIMLPDGNGIDLLKEIKKLHKKDPVIILSAKDSVDDKVAGLEIGADDYLAKPFHLAELMARIRSVIRRKNQDGENTIVYKNISIDPENRTVKIGGEDLAVNRKEYDLLYYFVIHPEKTLQKTTLAEAIWGDYIDQADSLDFIYSQIKNLRKKLKSLNAEADFQAVYGIGYKFV; encoded by the coding sequence ATGAAGATATTAATTGTAGAAGATGAACCGGACCTGAAAGATACTGTACAGGCTTATCTGGAAGCTGAGCATTTTATTGTGGAATATGCCCTGAATTACAACGATGGTCTGGAAAAAATTATTTCCTATGAGTATGACTGCATTCTCCTCGATATCATGCTTCCGGACGGAAATGGGATTGATTTGCTGAAGGAAATTAAAAAACTTCACAAAAAAGATCCTGTCATTATTTTATCTGCGAAAGATTCTGTGGATGATAAAGTAGCAGGTCTGGAAATAGGAGCCGATGATTATCTGGCTAAACCTTTTCATCTCGCAGAACTGATGGCGAGAATACGGTCTGTGATCAGAAGAAAAAACCAGGACGGAGAAAATACCATCGTCTACAAAAACATCAGTATTGATCCGGAAAACAGGACGGTAAAAATAGGAGGTGAAGATTTGGCGGTCAACAGGAAAGAATATGATCTTTTATACTATTTTGTGATCCATCCGGAAAAAACGCTGCAGAAAACTACCTTGGCCGAAGCGATCTGGGGAGATTATATCGATCAGGCAGACAGTCTGGATTTTATTTATTCACAAATCAAAAATCTACGCAAAAAACTCAAATCACTGAACGCAGAAGCCGATTTTCAGGCGGTTTACGGAATAGGTTATAAATTTGTCTGA
- a CDS encoding PepSY-like domain-containing protein gives MKSFRKITGAFILVFSLAGGFIFAQDKAIAANQLPKTAKTFLASHFKGIAVGSAIEDREIYGVDEYQVYLANGMKVEFDSRGNWKEVDGKHQKIPFGFIPASIRNYAAKNFPNTYIVKIEKERWSYKAELSNGLDLEFDSKGNFKKIDD, from the coding sequence ATGAAAAGTTTTAGAAAAATCACAGGAGCATTTATTTTAGTTTTCTCATTGGCCGGCGGTTTTATTTTTGCGCAGGACAAAGCAATTGCGGCTAACCAGCTACCTAAAACGGCAAAGACTTTCCTTGCTTCCCATTTCAAAGGAATAGCGGTAGGATCTGCTATTGAAGACCGTGAAATCTATGGGGTAGATGAATACCAGGTGTATCTGGCGAATGGTATGAAAGTAGAATTCGACAGCAGAGGAAACTGGAAAGAAGTGGATGGAAAACACCAGAAAATTCCTTTTGGATTTATTCCGGCTTCCATTAGAAATTATGCCGCTAAAAATTTCCCGAACACATACATTGTTAAAATTGAAAAAGAACGATGGTCTTATAAAGCTGAGCTTTCAAATGGTTTGGATCTGGAATTCGACAGCAAAGGAAATTTCAAAAAGATCGATGATTAA
- a CDS encoding YjjG family noncanonical pyrimidine nucleotidase, whose product MKIQHIFFDLDNTLWDHRKNAYLTIKDLFEKQEITLHYNIPFEDFHSVYHEINESLWEKIRDGLIGKEYLRKHRFYDTFKHFGVDNEELSQYFEEHFLDKILNHNELVEGAAYILDYLKSKHYTLHVISNGFQEVTERKCILSGIDKYFKTITSADSVGVRKPNPKIFEYSLGIAEAQKEESILIGDDWIADVVGSQNYGLDVIFFDVYKENRQEEGLKSITHLLQIKEYL is encoded by the coding sequence ATGAAAATTCAGCACATTTTTTTTGATCTGGACAATACGCTCTGGGATCACCGCAAGAACGCTTACCTTACCATCAAGGATCTTTTTGAAAAGCAGGAAATCACATTACATTACAATATCCCGTTTGAAGATTTTCATTCGGTCTATCATGAGATTAACGAAAGTCTTTGGGAAAAGATCAGAGATGGGCTTATCGGGAAGGAATATCTGAGAAAACACCGTTTCTATGATACCTTCAAACACTTTGGAGTAGATAATGAAGAACTCTCTCAATACTTTGAGGAGCATTTTCTGGATAAGATCCTTAACCACAATGAGCTGGTGGAAGGCGCTGCCTATATCCTGGACTATCTGAAATCCAAACATTATACATTACACGTTATTTCCAACGGTTTCCAGGAAGTTACGGAGAGAAAATGCATCCTCTCCGGAATTGATAAATACTTTAAAACTATTACCAGTGCAGATTCTGTAGGGGTAAGAAAACCCAACCCGAAAATCTTTGAATATTCTCTGGGTATTGCAGAAGCACAGAAAGAAGAAAGTATCCTGATCGGTGACGACTGGATTGCTGATGTCGTGGGATCACAGAACTATGGTCTGGATGTAATTTTCTTTGATGTGTATAAGGAAAACAGGCAGGAAGAAGGATTGAAAAGCATTACCCATCTCTTGCAGATCAAGGAATATTTGTAA
- a CDS encoding RNA polymerase sigma factor, producing MKSKTDSLLISLYQKGDEEALSALIHRHQRELFTFIFYKINDEDLANDVFQDTFMKIILMLKEGRYNEEGKFILWAKRIAHNLIIDHFRLKSKNVKVSETTFETDEYSIFDLIREPSENIEDHLVTMQIQEDLLRMLQFLPQNQQEVIKLRFFDGLSFKEIADHTNMSINTTLGRVRYALINLRKIMDENNIVLTR from the coding sequence ATGAAATCAAAAACGGACAGCCTACTAATTTCCCTTTACCAGAAAGGAGACGAAGAAGCCTTATCAGCCCTTATTCATCGTCATCAGAGAGAACTGTTTACATTCATTTTTTACAAAATTAATGATGAAGACCTGGCCAATGATGTCTTTCAGGATACATTCATGAAAATTATCCTGATGCTGAAAGAAGGACGCTACAACGAAGAAGGCAAATTCATTCTTTGGGCCAAAAGAATAGCACACAACCTTATTATCGATCATTTCAGACTGAAATCGAAGAACGTTAAAGTTTCGGAAACTACTTTTGAGACAGACGAGTATTCTATTTTTGATCTGATCCGCGAGCCTTCGGAAAATATCGAAGACCATCTGGTGACGATGCAGATCCAGGAAGACCTGCTGAGAATGCTTCAGTTCCTGCCCCAGAACCAGCAGGAAGTCATAAAACTAAGATTTTTTGACGGATTGAGCTTTAAAGAAATTGCAGATCATACCAATATGAGTATCAATACCACCCTGGGCAGAGTGAGGTATGCACTGATAAACCTGAGAAAAATCATGGACGAAAATAATATTGTATTGACACGTTAG
- the metK gene encoding methionine adenosyltransferase, with the protein MSYLFTSESVSEGHPDKIADQISDALIDHFLAYDKSSKVACETLVTTGQVVLAGEVKSDAYLDVQTIAREVINGIGYTKGEYMFNGDSCGVISAIHEQSPDINQGVDRAVSDGSFEAKANAQGAGDQGMMFGYATNETANYMPLALDLAHTILKELSVLRREGNQIGYLRPDAKSQVTIEYSDDHKPVRIDSIVVSTQHDDFGTEEEMLNKIREDIKNILVPRVVAQQTEEIKALFNDQIKYHINPTGKFVIGGPHGDTGLTGRKIIVDTYGGKGAHGGGAFSGKDPSKVDRSAAYATRHIAKNLVAAGVADEVLVQVSYAIGVAEPCGLYINTYGTAKVDLNDGEIAKKVSTIFDLRPYAIEQNLKLRNPIYLETASYGHMGKEHYIADKTFNKGQKNELTLTGLEFFTWEKLDKVDEIKAAFGI; encoded by the coding sequence ATGTCTTACTTATTTACATCTGAATCCGTTTCAGAAGGACACCCGGATAAAATTGCCGATCAGATTTCCGATGCACTTATCGATCATTTCTTAGCTTACGATAAAAGCTCTAAGGTAGCTTGCGAAACCCTTGTAACAACAGGGCAGGTAGTGCTTGCAGGAGAAGTGAAATCTGATGCCTATCTGGATGTTCAGACGATTGCAAGAGAGGTGATCAACGGAATTGGATACACAAAAGGAGAATACATGTTCAACGGAGATTCCTGTGGTGTGATTTCTGCAATTCATGAGCAGTCTCCGGATATCAACCAGGGAGTAGACAGAGCGGTAAGCGACGGGTCTTTTGAAGCTAAAGCCAATGCACAGGGTGCGGGAGACCAGGGGATGATGTTCGGGTATGCAACCAACGAAACAGCTAATTATATGCCTCTGGCTCTGGATCTTGCCCACACGATCCTTAAAGAACTTTCTGTATTGAGAAGAGAAGGAAACCAGATCGGTTATCTTCGTCCGGATGCAAAAAGCCAGGTAACCATTGAGTATTCTGATGATCACAAACCGGTAAGAATTGATTCTATTGTAGTTTCTACACAGCATGATGACTTCGGAACTGAAGAGGAGATGCTGAACAAAATCCGTGAAGACATCAAAAACATTCTGGTTCCAAGAGTTGTTGCACAGCAGACTGAGGAAATCAAAGCATTGTTCAATGACCAGATCAAATACCATATCAATCCTACAGGGAAATTCGTAATCGGAGGTCCTCACGGAGATACAGGTCTTACAGGAAGAAAAATCATTGTAGATACTTACGGTGGAAAAGGAGCCCACGGTGGTGGTGCTTTCTCCGGAAAAGACCCTTCAAAAGTAGACAGAAGTGCAGCTTATGCAACAAGACATATTGCTAAGAACTTAGTGGCTGCAGGAGTTGCAGATGAAGTTCTGGTGCAGGTTTCTTACGCTATTGGTGTTGCTGAGCCTTGTGGTTTGTATATCAATACGTACGGAACTGCAAAAGTAGACCTGAATGATGGTGAAATTGCCAAAAAGGTTTCTACAATCTTCGATTTAAGACCTTATGCTATTGAGCAAAACCTGAAACTGAGAAACCCGATTTATCTTGAAACGGCTTCTTACGGGCATATGGGTAAAGAACATTACATTGCTGACAAAACCTTCAACAAAGGTCAGAAAAACGAACTTACCCTTACAGGACTTGAGTTCTTTACATGGGAGAAACTTGACAAAGTAGACGAAATTAAAGCCGCTTTTGGTATTTAA
- a CDS encoding LysR substrate-binding domain-containing protein: MNIQQLEYLIAVDKYKHFGKAAQACFITQPTLSAMIQKFEDELDVKVFDRTTHPIRTTDVGLQIIDQAKVIIESVNELKNKANLLNNILGGTINLGIIPTVSSFILPTEIFKFLEENPKIQMNVKEMTTDNIVKALKAGELDAGIISTPYDSADEFYQDFLFNEELMIYSSNTEANKKNSYIIPEELNVEKVWLLEEGNCLRNQFENICHLKENTLKPKNLDFLASNIQTLVHMVDKVGGISILPELALSQLSEEQKDNVFRFKKPFPYREISIIYYKPTFKQKIIDELSHSIKNSLELKLNYHANPKEFVSIKPQ, translated from the coding sequence ATGAACATTCAGCAACTGGAGTATCTTATCGCTGTAGATAAGTACAAACATTTTGGTAAAGCAGCTCAGGCATGCTTTATTACGCAGCCTACATTAAGTGCGATGATACAGAAATTCGAGGATGAACTGGATGTAAAGGTGTTCGACAGGACTACACACCCGATCCGTACTACGGATGTGGGGCTTCAGATCATTGATCAGGCTAAGGTAATTATAGAATCTGTCAATGAACTTAAGAATAAAGCGAATCTCCTGAATAATATTCTGGGCGGAACAATTAACCTGGGAATCATCCCTACCGTTTCATCTTTTATCTTACCTACGGAAATCTTTAAGTTTCTGGAAGAAAACCCGAAAATCCAGATGAATGTGAAGGAAATGACTACTGATAATATTGTTAAAGCTTTAAAAGCAGGAGAACTGGACGCGGGAATTATTTCCACTCCATATGATTCTGCTGATGAATTTTACCAGGATTTCCTTTTCAATGAAGAGCTTATGATCTACAGCTCCAATACGGAAGCCAATAAAAAGAATTCCTATATCATTCCTGAAGAGCTGAATGTGGAAAAAGTGTGGCTTCTGGAGGAAGGAAACTGTCTGAGAAACCAGTTTGAAAACATTTGTCATCTGAAAGAAAATACATTAAAGCCTAAGAATTTAGATTTTCTGGCCTCCAATATCCAGACGCTTGTTCATATGGTAGATAAGGTCGGAGGGATCAGTATTTTGCCGGAACTGGCATTGAGCCAGCTTTCAGAAGAGCAGAAAGACAATGTCTTCAGGTTCAAAAAGCCTTTCCCTTACAGAGAGATCAGCATCATCTATTACAAGCCTACCTTTAAGCAGAAGATTATTGATGAATTATCTCATTCCATCAAAAATTCTTTAGAGCTTAAACTTAATTATCATGCGAATCCAAAGGAGTTTGTGAGCATAAAACCTCAGTGA
- a CDS encoding catalase, with translation MDSKKLTLSNGAPYYEHQDSQTVGPRGPVLLQDFILQENLAHFVRERIPERIVHAKGSGAYGTFTVTHDITQYTKAKLFSKVGNSCRMFARFSTVGGEKGSADTARDPRGFALKFYTEDGNWDLVGNNTPVFFIKDAKKFPDFIHTQKRVPKTNLKSATMMWDFWSHNPESLHQVLILMSDRGTPHGYRHMHGFGSHTFAMINDQNERVWVKFHFKTKQGIKNFTDAEATKMAGENPDFAQEDLCNAIENGDFPKWTMYIQVMTEEQAKDFRWNPFDVTKVWFQGDFPLIEVGEMELNEVPVNYFAHVEQSAFSPSSLINGISFSPDKMLQGRLFSYPDAHRYRVGVNAHQLEVNRCPFAVNNYQRDGFMADSSNYQDKPNYFPNSFDDIKPDLSYKSYEYELDSAHVASYNRNENDDDHYTQPGLLYTKAMSAEDREHLISNIVGSMKGINGPKKDEIINRQLCHFFRTNIELGMKVASQLNINIDANMMNHSK, from the coding sequence ATGGATTCTAAAAAATTAACGCTAAGCAACGGCGCTCCTTACTATGAACATCAGGACTCACAGACTGTAGGGCCCAGAGGACCTGTTCTGCTGCAGGATTTCATTCTTCAGGAAAATCTTGCTCATTTTGTTAGGGAAAGAATTCCTGAAAGAATTGTACACGCCAAAGGAAGTGGTGCCTACGGAACCTTTACGGTAACCCACGACATCACCCAATATACCAAAGCCAAACTATTTTCAAAAGTCGGAAACTCATGCAGAATGTTTGCCCGCTTTTCTACCGTAGGTGGTGAGAAAGGAAGTGCAGATACGGCAAGAGACCCAAGAGGTTTCGCTTTAAAATTTTATACGGAGGACGGAAACTGGGATCTGGTTGGAAATAACACACCGGTATTCTTTATTAAGGATGCCAAGAAATTTCCGGATTTCATCCACACCCAGAAAAGAGTTCCGAAGACCAATTTAAAAAGTGCGACCATGATGTGGGATTTCTGGAGCCACAACCCTGAATCCCTGCACCAGGTCCTTATCTTAATGTCAGACAGGGGAACGCCTCACGGCTACAGGCACATGCACGGGTTTGGTTCTCATACTTTCGCTATGATTAATGATCAGAATGAAAGAGTATGGGTAAAGTTCCATTTTAAAACAAAGCAGGGAATTAAAAATTTCACGGATGCAGAAGCTACGAAAATGGCTGGAGAAAATCCGGATTTCGCTCAGGAAGATCTTTGCAACGCCATTGAAAACGGTGATTTCCCTAAGTGGACGATGTATATCCAGGTGATGACTGAAGAGCAGGCCAAAGATTTCAGATGGAATCCTTTTGATGTAACAAAAGTATGGTTCCAGGGTGATTTTCCATTGATAGAAGTAGGAGAAATGGAGCTGAATGAAGTTCCTGTCAATTATTTTGCGCATGTGGAACAATCTGCATTTTCACCAAGCAGCCTGATCAACGGAATTAGCTTTTCTCCCGATAAAATGCTTCAGGGAAGACTGTTTTCTTATCCGGATGCCCATCGCTACAGGGTAGGCGTCAATGCCCACCAGCTGGAAGTGAACCGATGTCCTTTTGCCGTAAACAATTACCAGAGAGACGGCTTTATGGCAGATTCCAGCAACTACCAGGATAAACCTAATTATTTTCCGAACAGCTTTGATGACATCAAGCCGGACTTATCTTATAAAAGCTATGAGTATGAGCTGGACAGCGCCCACGTAGCAAGCTACAACAGGAATGAAAACGATGATGACCATTACACCCAACCCGGATTGCTGTATACAAAAGCTATGTCCGCTGAAGACAGAGAACACCTGATCAGCAACATCGTGGGAAGTATGAAAGGAATTAACGGACCAAAAAAAGATGAGATCATCAACCGCCAGTTATGTCACTTTTTCAGGACTAATATAGAACTTGGCATGAAAGTGGCATCTCAGCTAAATATCAATATTGATGCAAATATGATGAACCACTCAAAATAG
- a CDS encoding enoyl-CoA hydratase-related protein: protein MSYENILLEKEDRLAVITINRPQSLNALNAKTIQEISSAIDELNSDASCRVIILTGSGEKSFVAGADIKEFSDFGQEKAEELARNGQNTLFNKIENTTKPVIAAVNGFALGGGLELAMACHIRYASENAKLGLPEVTLGLIPGYGGTQRLPKLVGKGIANEMIFSAKMIPAQRAKEIGLVNEVYPIEELLTKTKELASIIAGNSPMAISKAIQAVNLSDTDKGFESEIKYFGELFDMADKQEGVTAFIEKRKPNF, encoded by the coding sequence ATGAGTTACGAAAATATATTATTAGAGAAAGAAGACAGGTTAGCTGTCATCACCATAAACAGACCACAGAGCTTAAATGCTCTTAATGCAAAAACGATTCAGGAAATCAGTTCAGCAATAGATGAGCTAAATTCGGATGCATCCTGCAGAGTAATCATTCTTACAGGAAGCGGCGAAAAATCATTTGTAGCAGGAGCTGACATCAAAGAATTCAGTGATTTTGGACAGGAAAAAGCCGAAGAACTGGCCAGAAACGGGCAAAATACCCTGTTCAACAAAATTGAAAATACAACTAAACCTGTCATTGCAGCCGTTAATGGATTTGCATTGGGCGGAGGTTTAGAGCTTGCCATGGCGTGTCATATCAGATATGCATCAGAGAATGCAAAACTGGGACTTCCTGAGGTAACCCTTGGATTAATTCCGGGTTACGGAGGAACACAGAGACTTCCTAAACTGGTAGGAAAAGGCATCGCCAACGAAATGATCTTCTCAGCCAAAATGATCCCCGCACAGAGAGCAAAGGAAATAGGATTGGTGAATGAAGTATACCCTATTGAAGAATTATTAACCAAAACAAAAGAATTAGCGAGTATTATAGCCGGCAACTCACCAATGGCTATATCAAAGGCCATACAGGCCGTGAACTTGTCTGACACAGATAAAGGTTTTGAATCTGAAATCAAATATTTCGGGGAGCTTTTTGACATGGCAGACAAGCAAGAAGGAGTTACAGCTTTTATAGAGAAAAGAAAGCCGAACTTCTAG
- a CDS encoding deoxycytidylate deaminase codes for MNKFDKAYLKMAQEWAKLSYCKRKQVGALIVKDRMIISDGYNGTPSGFENCCEDEEGKTHWYVLHAEANAILKLAASTQSAKGATLYLTLSPCKECSKLILQAGITRLVYINEYSDDDGISFLRNHNIEIEQISDCELKK; via the coding sequence ATGAATAAGTTTGATAAAGCTTATCTTAAAATGGCTCAGGAGTGGGCAAAACTATCCTACTGTAAGAGAAAACAGGTAGGAGCTCTTATCGTAAAAGATAGGATGATTATTTCAGATGGTTACAACGGAACACCTTCGGGGTTTGAAAACTGCTGTGAAGATGAAGAGGGAAAAACACACTGGTATGTACTTCATGCGGAAGCCAATGCGATATTAAAGCTGGCCGCTTCCACTCAGTCTGCAAAAGGCGCAACGTTATATTTAACGCTGTCGCCTTGCAAAGAATGCAGTAAACTGATTCTGCAGGCAGGAATTACAAGACTTGTGTATATTAATGAGTATTCAGACGATGACGGCATCTCGTTCCTGAGAAACCATAATATTGAAATAGAACAAATATCGGACTGTGAACTAAAAAAATAA
- the xerD gene encoding site-specific tyrosine recombinase XerD yields MTWDEKIKDFEIFLRFERNFSENTLDAYIRDIKKLKDYAIVDLENVGPDAIGYENLQEYIFNLSKQKFSERSQARWISSIKAFFKFLLEDEYREDNPASLLEGPKLGLYLPDTLSLPDINKIIAAIEADSDLGKRNHCIIEVLYGCGLRVSELIDLKISNINFKEQYIKVHGKGNKTRFVPLADYTAELLETYIKEVRSNSKINKKYEDTLFLNSRGTSMSRVIVFLIIKELTDKAGVSKKISPHTFRHSFATHLLQNGADLRYIQEMLGHSSITTTEIYTHLKTEELRDVILSYHPRNINVTQ; encoded by the coding sequence ATGACTTGGGATGAAAAGATCAAAGATTTTGAAATATTTCTTCGTTTCGAAAGAAATTTTTCAGAAAACACTCTCGATGCCTATATTCGAGACATCAAAAAATTAAAAGATTATGCCATAGTGGATCTGGAAAACGTCGGTCCGGATGCTATAGGCTACGAAAACTTACAGGAATATATCTTCAATCTTTCCAAACAGAAGTTCAGCGAAAGATCACAGGCAAGATGGATTTCTTCCATAAAGGCTTTCTTCAAGTTTCTGCTTGAGGACGAGTACAGGGAAGATAACCCTGCGTCCCTGCTTGAAGGCCCAAAACTGGGATTATATCTTCCTGACACCTTGAGCCTGCCTGATATCAATAAGATCATTGCAGCCATTGAGGCCGATTCTGACCTCGGAAAGAGAAATCACTGTATCATTGAAGTTCTATACGGATGCGGATTACGTGTCTCCGAACTTATCGATCTGAAAATTTCGAACATTAATTTCAAAGAGCAGTACATCAAAGTACACGGAAAAGGAAACAAAACACGTTTTGTTCCCCTGGCTGACTATACTGCAGAACTTTTGGAAACATACATTAAGGAAGTTCGTTCGAACAGTAAGATCAATAAAAAATATGAGGATACGCTGTTTCTTAACAGCCGTGGAACATCAATGTCCAGGGTGATCGTATTTCTGATCATCAAGGAACTTACAGACAAGGCAGGAGTAAGCAAAAAAATCTCACCACACACTTTCAGACATTCTTTTGCGACCCACCTTTTACAGAATGGTGCAGACCTTCGCTATATCCAGGAAATGCTGGGACATTCCAGTATCACCACTACGGAGATCTATACCCATCTGAAGACAGAAGAACTTCGGGATGTAATCCTGAGCTATCACCCGAGAAATATTAATGTTACTCAGTGA
- a CDS encoding NUDIX hydrolase, with protein MKLLKYCPSCGKETLHWDNEKKWSCPECGFTLYNNVAGAVAVVIRYGDEIYLTRRNRDPKKGKLDLAGGFVDPKETAEETCKRELFEELQLDVDISNLKYVTSLPNIYQYKEIDYNTIDLFYEYRVQEKFEVNLELSEISEAVWIPLNELKLDDIAFDSQKRFFEDYIKK; from the coding sequence ATGAAATTATTGAAATACTGCCCAAGCTGCGGCAAAGAAACCCTTCACTGGGATAATGAAAAGAAATGGAGCTGCCCTGAGTGCGGATTTACGCTCTATAACAATGTAGCAGGCGCTGTAGCTGTCGTGATCCGATATGGTGATGAAATTTATCTTACCCGAAGAAACCGGGATCCTAAAAAAGGAAAACTGGATCTGGCAGGAGGTTTTGTAGACCCAAAGGAAACCGCTGAAGAAACCTGCAAAAGAGAGCTTTTTGAAGAACTTCAGCTTGATGTGGATATTTCAAATTTAAAGTATGTGACCAGCCTTCCGAACATCTATCAGTATAAAGAGATTGATTACAACACCATCGATCTTTTTTATGAGTATCGTGTTCAGGAAAAATTTGAGGTGAATCTTGAGCTTTCTGAAATATCAGAGGCAGTCTGGATTCCTTTGAATGAATTAAAGCTGGATGATATTGCTTTTGATTCTCAGAAAAGATTTTTTGAGGACTATATAAAGAAATAA
- a CDS encoding heme-binding domain-containing protein produces the protein MKTVKKVVFWTLVAFALIQFIPVDRVNKPVDKAVNFIDVKKTPEKISGLIKGACYDCHSNETVYPQYAYFAPISWSVKSHINEGREHLNFSVWGTYNKELKENMLKKSIQTIQSKTMPMPGYIVYHKDANLSEAERTLLVHYFEEMLKSGTY, from the coding sequence ATGAAGACGGTAAAAAAAGTGGTATTCTGGACGCTGGTGGCTTTTGCGCTGATCCAGTTTATTCCGGTTGACAGAGTGAATAAACCTGTGGATAAAGCAGTCAACTTCATCGATGTTAAAAAGACACCGGAAAAGATCAGCGGACTTATAAAAGGAGCCTGCTACGACTGCCATTCCAATGAGACCGTTTATCCTCAGTATGCTTATTTTGCACCCATTTCCTGGTCTGTAAAAAGCCACATCAACGAAGGACGGGAACATCTCAATTTTTCTGTCTGGGGAACTTACAATAAGGAACTTAAAGAAAATATGCTGAAGAAGTCCATTCAGACCATTCAAAGCAAAACCATGCCGATGCCCGGCTATATTGTTTACCACAAAGATGCTAATTTATCTGAAGCAGAAAGAACTCTGCTGGTGCATTATTTCGAAGAAATGCTGAAATCAGGAACGTACTAA